Within Runella rosea, the genomic segment TTCAGTAACAGCCGCCCAGTTTAAACCAAATTCTTTACGGTTGACTTTACCAGCAATTTCAAATCCTACTTTCGTATTACCATAAAAATCAACCATTTGCCCACCATACTCGGCAGAAAGGGTTACAGATTTAGTTACACCTCGCATGGTCAAATCGCCAGTCAAAACGTACTCATCATCACTCTTTTTAGTCAATGAGGTAGATACAAATGAAAGCGTAGGAAAATTTTCGGCATCAAAAAAATCGGCACTTTTAAGGTGAGCATCCCGCTGCTCCATGTTGGTATCAATGCTGTTAACATCGGCACTGAACTTTACGGATGCGCCTTCAAAACTATCGCCATCCGTTTCGGCAGATGCTTCAAATGACTTAAAGCTGCCCGTTACGGTCGAAATTACTAAGTGCTTTACTTTAAATTGTACTTCTGAGTGTGTTGGGTCAGCTACCCAAGCAGTTTTTAATGTTGACATTGTCTTATGTAAGTTTTGTGTAAATCAAAAATTGATGACACAAATTTATGTGTATATACATTAAATGTCAAGACATTTTTTAAATATTTTTTTTAGGGCATAAAAAAAGTTGCCAGCAAGGGTTTGCTTACCAGCAACTTCAGGGAGAAACGGCTGCAATCCGTATCAGGTTTATACCATTTCTGTAACGGAGGCTTTAAGAGCCCCCTCAGCTTCTATTTTAGGAATGTAGGTTTTAAAAAAACTTCTAATTTTTAAATAGAGTACCCCCAAAACCGCTTCCTTAAAAATCTTAGTGGACATTTTCGAAACGCCTTTGGTCCGGTCTGTAAAAATGATAGGCACTTCTGTTATTTTATAGCCATATTTCCACGTGTTAAATTTCATTTCGATTTGAAAAGCATAGCCTACAAAACGAATATCGTTTAAGCCAATCCCCTGCAAAACTTCACGCTTATAGCAAATAAAACCAGCGGTGGGGTCCATAATTTCCATCCCCGTTATGAAACGAACGTAGACGCCTGCAAAATAAGACATTAAAACGCGCCCCATCGGCCAATTGACCACATTTACCCCTTTGATATACCGAGAGCCAATGGCCACATCATTTCCATCTTTTGCACAGGCCGTATACAAACGAACCAAATCGTCAGGGTTATGGGAGAAATCAGCGTCCATTTCAAATAAATAACGATATCCTTCTCCAAATGCCCATTGAAATCCATGAATATAAGCAGTACCAAGCCCCTGCTTCCCTTTGCGTTCAAGCAAGTGCAATTGACCAGGATACTCCTGCTGAAGCTCTTTCACTTTCAACGCAGTACCATCAGGAGAACCATCATCTACAACGAGCACGTCAAAAGGGTGAGACAAACTAAATACCTTACGGATAATAGCCTCAATATTTTCAATTTCATTATAGGTAGGAATGACTACAAGATTCTCTTTGAAGATTCCCATATGTTTTTTCGTTTTAAATTAATATTAATTCTATTCAAAAAAGGCATCGAAAAAAGAGCCAACATCAACATGGCAACTATCAGGCCATTTCGTAAGTTCAGCATTATTACCCACAACAACTTCATTTCAACCAAGCGGTGATACGAGCCTGGATAAATAACTATTGTAAAGATAAACGCCGCGGCAAAACAATAAATTATTGTAGGCCGTAAAAAAGGAATAAACGGTAAAAGCCAAATTAAGTATTGCGGAGAAAACACTTTATTACTTACTAAAAACAAAAGTAACACTGCTCCAAAAGCAATCAGCAGCATCTCGGTAGATACGCGATTTTGCTTCTGAAAGAAGAGGTATATTATTCCCAAAACCAATAAATAAGCCACGGGAAATCCCCACGATAATGCTTTTAACAAAGGTCTGGTCAAAGGGGTAACCAGATGAATGGCCCCAAAATTAGCGATTGTTTGTAGAGGAGTTCCAACTATTTTATTCCAAAGCACCAACCATCCTCCTACTAAACTTTCAAGCTGAATACCTCTTACGTGGTGATATTTTAGGAAAGACAATACATCCTCGCCCACCAAAAAATACATTCCAACAATTGTAAATGCAGAAATCACCGACACTCCCCCTAAAAATAGCCCTAAAAATCGGTATTGCTTATTTACAAAATAATAAAAAATGATTGGCGCTACAAAAACAATAGGGTATAGTTTTGCAAAAATACCAACCGCCAACCATACGCCAGAAGCTGTTGGAGACTGCTTTACAACGTAATAAACGACCAGAATAGTTGAAAAAGTTACAAACGCATCATACCTGAATAGAAATATCGGCAAACTGATTACCCATAAAACCCAATAAATTAGGCGTATCTCCTGCACTTTAGATTCTTCTAAAAATGTATTCGCTATTTTAAAAGCAACCCTCCCTGTATAAAAGCCGAAAATAATATTTTGCAGCGCAAAAAAGACCACAAAGCCATCAAAACCAGTATCTCCAATTTGACACAACAATTGGGGAAACAACATAGTAAGAATAGCAAACGGCGGGTATTCCAACCTAAAATCATGGTAAGGAACTAGCCTGTTCACAACTATATTTTTAGAAAGGTCATAGTAAACCTGCAAGTCCCCTAAATGAACCGAAAAATTACGAAGGGTTACCACCACCTCAAAACACACAAACAACCCTACAAAAACAAGTATATTTTTTCTAAACAGGGCTGAATTCATGCCTATTATTTAAGTGGAATCAGTACGATTTTACAGCATTAATAAAGCAACGCACCTTCTCAGGATCAGTGTCAGGATATACTCCATGGCCTAAGTTAGCAATATAACGCTGATTACCAAAGGCCTCCAGCATTTTTCGAACTTCTTTTTCTATTTGACTGAATGAGGAATAAAGCACGCACGGGTCCAGGTTTCCTTGCAACGTTTTGGTAGGAATCAACTGGCGCGACTCCTCAATATCCATATTCCAGTCCAGCCCTACTACTTCGCAACTTAATTCGCCTATTTCCTTACGCGCAAAAAAGGCTCCCTTGGCAAATACTGTGACGGGAACTTCGGTGATTGCGTCACAAATTTGTTTGATATAAGGCAACGAATACTCCCGATACTGCGTCGGCGACAAGATTCCCGCCCAAGAGTCAAATATTTGAACCAAATTTGCTCCCGCCGCAATCTGGGCTTTTAGGTACAAAATAGTACTGTCTGTGATTTTTTGGAGCAATTTATGCGAAAATTCAGGGTCAGCGTAGAGGGCTTTTTTGGCCACTGAAAACGTTTTTGAGCCTTTGCCCTCCGTCATGTAGCAAAAGATAGTAAATGGCGCACCTGCAAAACCAATCAAAGGCACTCGGCCGTTGAGTTCTTTCTTTACAATACGAATGGCCTTCAGCACATACCCTAAATCAGCTTCTGGATCGGCGATTCTCAATTGGTCGATATCGCCCATTGATTTCACCACCTTTGGAAACACTGGCCCGCGTTTTTCTTCCATTTCGTAGGGTAAGCCCATCGCTTCGGGCACAACCAAAATATCGGAAAAAATAATCGCCGCATCTACCCCCAACAAATCTACGGGTTGGATAGTGACTTCGGCGGCCAGTTCTGGCGTAGTGGCAAGTTGAATAAAGCTACCCGCTTTTTCGCGCACGGCACGGTATTCGGCCAATATTCGTCCTGCTTGACGCATCATCCAAACAGGTACACGATCGGTTTTTTCTCCTCGCGCAGCCCGCAGGAGAAGGTCATTTTGTAATAATTCCATACTGCAAATGTACAAAGAAGCTGGTAGTAGGTTGGTGAGATGGGGAGAAATATCAACAACTCTGCCTAAAGAAGCTCGAAAAATTTAAATGTTATTTTACCAAAAGATTTTTTGCAACTTCATGACTGACAAACAACGTACGTACATTGTCAATCAAAACGCTTACTGATTTATCAAAATCGCTGACTTCATTCACTTTCAGTTGACAACCGAGGGTGAGGCCCGCTTTGTCTAAATGCTGCAAAAACGCGGGGGAATGTTCTGATACTCCCGTCATAACCACGGTAGTTCCTTCCACAATTTCCGAAAGTTTACGGTAAATAAAACGGGGCATTTCGCCCGCCGCGTTAGGGATTGGATCGCCGTGGGGGTCAAACTTGGGATACCCCAAAAAAGCGTCTAATTTTTCAATCAGGCGCTCCGAGCGTATATGCTCTAGTTCTTCGGCAATCACGTGTACTTCGTCCCAGCCAAACTGAAGTTTTTCGGCCAAAAAAACCTCCCAAAGACGGTGCTTCCGAATGACCAGCAACGCAAGCCGCTCACCTTCTTCGGTCAAGGTGACACCTCGGTATTTTTGATAATTGATCAATCCTTTCTCTGCCAACCGCTTAAGCATGTCTGAAACCGACGCCGCTCGCGTATTGGTACTGTCGGCCAGAGCGTTGGTTGAGACACCTTCCTTAGCCCCGATTGACAGGTAAAAGATGGTCTTGAGGTAATTTTCTTCCGTGAATGAATACAAGACTTTACATTTTGTTTCAACAAAAAAACAAAATTTAGCTCACTTTTCTGCACTCAGCATTTCAATATCTCTGATAAAGCCTTGAATTTCAGTGAAAAATACTTGACAACTTTCATCAAAAAAGAAAATTTAGAAACGA encodes:
- a CDS encoding YceI family protein, translating into MSTLKTAWVADPTHSEVQFKVKHLVISTVTGSFKSFEASAETDGDSFEGASVKFSADVNSIDTNMEQRDAHLKSADFFDAENFPTLSFVSTSLTKKSDDEYVLTGDLTMRGVTKSVTLSAEYGGQMVDFYGNTKVGFEIAGKVNRKEFGLNWAAVTEAGGIVVSDEVKLHINIQLIKQA
- a CDS encoding polyprenol monophosphomannose synthase, whose protein sequence is MGIFKENLVVIPTYNEIENIEAIIRKVFSLSHPFDVLVVDDGSPDGTALKVKELQQEYPGQLHLLERKGKQGLGTAYIHGFQWAFGEGYRYLFEMDADFSHNPDDLVRLYTACAKDGNDVAIGSRYIKGVNVVNWPMGRVLMSYFAGVYVRFITGMEIMDPTAGFICYKREVLQGIGLNDIRFVGYAFQIEMKFNTWKYGYKITEVPIIFTDRTKGVSKMSTKIFKEAVLGVLYLKIRSFFKTYIPKIEAEGALKASVTEMV
- the hemE gene encoding uroporphyrinogen decarboxylase, which gives rise to MELLQNDLLLRAARGEKTDRVPVWMMRQAGRILAEYRAVREKAGSFIQLATTPELAAEVTIQPVDLLGVDAAIIFSDILVVPEAMGLPYEMEEKRGPVFPKVVKSMGDIDQLRIADPEADLGYVLKAIRIVKKELNGRVPLIGFAGAPFTIFCYMTEGKGSKTFSVAKKALYADPEFSHKLLQKITDSTILYLKAQIAAGANLVQIFDSWAGILSPTQYREYSLPYIKQICDAITEVPVTVFAKGAFFARKEIGELSCEVVGLDWNMDIEESRQLIPTKTLQGNLDPCVLYSSFSQIEKEVRKMLEAFGNQRYIANLGHGVYPDTDPEKVRCFINAVKSY
- a CDS encoding metal-dependent transcriptional regulator is translated as MYSFTEENYLKTIFYLSIGAKEGVSTNALADSTNTRAASVSDMLKRLAEKGLINYQKYRGVTLTEEGERLALLVIRKHRLWEVFLAEKLQFGWDEVHVIAEELEHIRSERLIEKLDAFLGYPKFDPHGDPIPNAAGEMPRFIYRKLSEIVEGTTVVMTGVSEHSPAFLQHLDKAGLTLGCQLKVNEVSDFDKSVSVLIDNVRTLFVSHEVAKNLLVK